From a region of the Phaseolus vulgaris cultivar G19833 chromosome 6, P. vulgaris v2.0, whole genome shotgun sequence genome:
- the LOC137832360 gene encoding cytochrome P450 710A11-like, with protein sequence MKMEMKFESIGEKCVLRCRKRCFPRHSLALLSWISTLPLTHHLFFSPILLFFFISLFSLLLFSSLLFHLKLTLTIFDFSPSSPFSHILTFNTYFIPLNKSPHSALHAHTTINMTPLLSSFSLTTIASYLVCFILLLILLEQISYLLKKASIPGPSFVFPFLGNAVPLVRNPTSFWDLQSSLAKSTPLGFSANYIIGNFIVFIRDTELSHKVFANVRPNAFHLVGHPFGKKLFGEHNLIYMMGQEHKNLRRRIAPNFTPKALSTYTALQQIIILDHLKSWVAKSQAQTNSIPLRILARDMNLDTSQTVFVGPYLGLKARERFERDYFLFNVGLMKLPIDFPGTAFRNARLAVDRLIETLATCTEMSKTRMQKGEEPSCLIDYWMQETLREIEEAKLTGEPAAPFSTDAEIGGYLFDFLFAAQDASTSSLLWAVGLLDSHPEVLAKVRAEVAAAWSPESNELITADMLREMKYTQAVAREVVRFRPPATLVPHIAAEKFALTESYTIPKGSIVFPSALESSFQGFTEPERFDPERFSEERQEDQIFKRNFLAFGAGPHQCVGQRYALNHLVLFIALFATLLDFKRDRTDGCDDIAYVPTICPKDDCRVFLSQRCTRYPSFPALQDLVK encoded by the coding sequence atgaaaatggagatgaaattTGAAAGCATTGGGGAAAAATGTGTGCTCCGTTGTCGTAAACGATGTTTCCCACGTCATAGCCTGGCCTTACTTAGCTGGATTTCAACCCTACCATTGACCCACCACCTCTTCTTCTCCCCAatcctcctcttcttctttatttctcttttctctcttcttctcttctcttctcttctctttcacCTCAAATTAACTCTCACCATTTTTGACTTCTCTCCCTCTTCACCCTTTTCCCACATTCTCACCTTTAACACCTACTTTATTCCTCTAAATAAATCTCCTCACTCTGCATTGCACGCACACACCACCATCAACATGACCCCTCTCTTATCCTCTTTCTCCCTCACCACCATAGCCTCCTACCTCGTATGCTTCATCCTCCTCCTCATTCTCCTCGAACAGATCTCCTACCTTCTCAAGAAGGCTTCCATTCCAGGACCCTCCTTCGTCTTCCCCTTCCTAGGAAACGCTGTCCCATTGGTTCGCAATCCAACCAGCTTCTGGGACCTTCAGTCCTCTTTGGCTAAGTCCACCCCTTTAGGCTTCTCCGCCAACTACATCATCGGCAACTTCATCGTTTTCATCAGAGACACCGAACTCTCCCACAAGGTCTTCGCCAATGTCCGCCCCAACGCTTTCCACCTTGTGGGCCACCCCTTCGGCAAGAAGCTATTCGGCGAGCACAACCTCATCTACATGATGGGCCAGGAGCACAAGAATCTCCGCCGTCGCATCGCCCCCAACTTCACTCCCAAAGCCCTTTCCACCTACACCGCGCTTCAGCAGATTATCATCCTCGATCACCTCAAGTCATGGGTTGCCAAGTCCCAGGCCCAAACCAATTCCATTCCGCTCCGTATCCTGGCCCGTGACATGAATCTAGACACCTCCCAGACCGTCTTCGTGGGCCCCTACTTGGGCCTCAAAGCCCGGGAGCGCTTCGAGAGGGATTACTTTCTATTCAACGTAGGCCTCATGAAGCTTCCGATTGATTTTCCCGGCACCGCGTTTCGAAACGCGAGGCTCGCTGTAGACCGGCTCATCGAAACACTGGCCACCTGCACCGAGATGAGCAAGACCAGGATGCAGAAAGGGGAAGAGCCTTCGTGCCTAATTGATTACTGGATGCAGGAAACGCTGAGGGAAATCGAGGAGGCCAAGCTCACCGGAGAGCCGGCGGCACCGTTCTCCACCGACGCCGAAATCGGTGGCTACCTCTTTGATTTTCTCTTTGCGGCGCAGGACGCGTCCACGTCGTCGTTGCTGTGGGCGGTGGGGCTGCTGGACTCGCACCCGGAGGTGCTGGCGAAGGTTAGGGCAGAGGTGGCAGCAGCCTGGTCGCCGGAGTCGAACGAGCTGATTACCGCGGATATGCTCCGGGAGATGAAGTACACACAAGCGGTAGCTCGTGAGGTAGTGAGGTTCCGGCCGCCGGCGACGCTGGTGCCGCACATCGCGGCGGAGAAGTTCGCGCTGACGGAGTCGTACACGATACCGAAGGGGTCAATCGTGTTCCCGTCGGCGTTGGAGTCGTCGTTTCAGGGGTTTACTGAACCGGAGCGGTTCGACCCGGAACGGTTCTCGGAGGAGAGACAGGAGGaccaaatatttaaaagaaactttCTGGCCTTTGGTGCTGGGCCCCACCAGTGTGTGGGTCAAAGGTACGCATTGAATCATCTTGTTCTCTTCATCGCGTTGTTCGCCACGTTGCTAGATTTCAAGAGGGACAGAACGGACGGCTGTGATGACATCGCCTACGTGCCCACCATATGCCCTAAAGACGATTGCAGGGTCTTTCTCTCACAACGCTGCACACGATATCCCTCCTTCCCTGCGCTCCAGGACCTCGTCAAATGA